TTCATGAATTTCGAAAATATCAATACTAATTAAAGCTGAttacttgtttaaaaaaaaaattaacatgcTCAGATCAATCTTTGGTTTCTCTTGCCTTTACTGTTTCATCTCTTCATGACATTAGTGTCCTACTTGTTTTTAGTTCATTcacatttaatttaaaaaaccAAATTGTGACAGCGTACTTTATTAAAAACAAATTGTTTTTGCCTTTGGCAGAACTGCCACATCCAGTGCGTGCGTGCGGGCGGGCAGgtgcatgcatgtgtgtgtgtatgtatgtaacaCTAAAACATAGGCACATTGCATTCATGATTTGGGGTCAGCATAAGAAAAGAGTCGAGGGGTTACATTACCATGTGCCACTTTGTCACTTCCAAGGTTAAGCAACATCCTTTTAGAAAGAGTAATCCTAACCCATTTAATTACACACAAATAGATAGATAGACAGATAGATATAGGCACATATAAGAATACACTATGAGTTTGTCAAGCGAGAGTACAAGACAACACTTTAAGCTTTCAGCATCATATGGACATTTAGATATTTGAGAGAAGGCACACATATTACTTATGCTCTTAAGTAAAAACCATTCAATTAATTGTTTCGAATTAAATTCATAAATGCTTTCAAAAAGTTAACTCTGACCTAGGAGGAAGTCTTAGTTGTCTTTAGCATCTCCATTCTTTTGTTCTGTGCAAGTATTAGGccaaaaatcaaagaatatatttTTTAGGCTGCCTCGTAGAGGCGAGGCATATGGTACTAGAATCTTACTACACCTTATATTGTATCATGCACCGTATGGTTCACTCAGAAAACAAAAGTACAATGTCATGCTGATCTATACCTAAGGATGCACCTAAGCCAAGATCTATCAATCCGGGCTACAGCTTGGCGGAAAATTTACTTTGAACTTAAAGTTTGGTATGAAGCTTAGCCTGTTCTTTAGCAAATGGAACATATTCAAACCAAGCCAGACACAAGCTATTTTCATTAGCTCGATGACCTTATATTGTATCAAGTTGGGATCAAGCATGATCAAAGCTTTGGTTGAACTTGATTTAAAGCTCAATATGATCTTAAAATAAAGTTCAACCTGATTAAAAAAGCATGAGACACATTCAAAAAgtataaattattaattaaagTTTAGCAATTAATGTAATCTATAAATTAAACACTAAATAATGAACCAcacatttaaaaaagaaaaccataTTATCAAACACATTACCACAACATGAAACATAATGTTTTAACTAGACAGATGGGTAAGGGGCAAGAGAAGAGAGGCAGACACATAGGAATTGACATCCTCACCTTAAGCACCCCAAAAATCAGCCATTGGATATATTCCAGATTTCAAATGGttgattatgtatatgtttttatATATGTGATAAATCATACAACCAAATTCAAGCCTTCTCAAGCTGAGCCTGATCAAACTAGATTTTCTCAACCTGGCCTGAAATTAATTTTGTGCCTGAGAACTGAATTCAAGCATGGGTCAATCGACTTCCAACCAAGCACAATCGATCATACATTTCAAGCTAAGTATGAGCGAACTCGAGTTAATCAGATCGATTGATAGTTTTAGTTATACCATCATTTGGCCAAAAAAATGCACAGCACCATGACAGGTTCACcatgaaattattttttcctGATCTATGTAGTTACAGCCAAGATGACTCCGAAAAGCATGTGAAGTGCTACAAATCCTCAATCAACATATTTGAATTACCAATACACGTCACTTAGCAAAGCAGCAATGTACTTTGGTATCATGAATAATCATGATGTAAAGaacaaatattaaaattaaaaggcATTAGATTTAAATCTATATTAAACTTGACTTTTAACAAAACGAAACCATCCATACAAACATTTTAAACTTTTCATGCACTGATGGCAATTTCATTTATATTAACCTCGACcttaacaaaacaaaacaaaaccatCAATACAAATGTTTTAAACTTTTTATGTACTGATGGAAATTTCAAAACTTTTGATTGTGCAAATTTTTTCAACATTCATTACAATATCTTAGCAAACATTCCCATTCCAGAAAGAACATTTCAGTTTAGTATCCCATTCTAACAAAAAAATTTCCATTTCACTAGGACAGCAAAACAAATTACCATTTAGTAAATCAGCGCaatatcatgtgcaaaatgcaaCAGTTCTTATAGAAGTCCATAAAACTTTGTTACTGAACCATATAAAATGTCGATAATGCATAATAGTCTTCTTCACCATTTTCAATTTCCAGACAAAAATTCTTCATTGCTATATCTTACTCTACTACCGCAGTTCAAAGTAGAGGGCTATATTTTTTACCAAACTTTCTTCACTATTTACCCAACAACATATAGAAGAGGTTACCAACTTTAATCAAAATGCCCTTTCGCCTTCTCAATTACTGATCACAGCTGGAAGAGAAATATGTATTGGCAATACAGATGCCCACCTCATTATAAGTCACAAATCTTTCTTTGATCGAGATATAGTAAGAATATCATACAGCACAGAGATAGCTATGTAGCATAATTGCTTACTTTGTCTTCaggttccttttcttcttcatttgCTTGGACATCCTTATCCTTACGTGCCTCTGAAGATGGAGCATCCTCCTGCTCTTGCTGCTTCTCAGCAGCAATGACCTTATCATCAGCGGTCACATTTTCATCAGTAGCCCTATCCAATCATACATTAGCAATGGTAATCAATTTATGTCAATTAAACAGGCATCATTATGGCTCCTCAAAGAAAACCCTaaacagaagaaaagagaagactGATCTTAACTGGGCAATCATGTCATCAGTGGCAGTTCCCCAGTTGCCACGCCCTGCTCCATCACGTTTGATCTCGTACCCATGGCCTGTACCGCTGCGTCGCTCATACATCCTGCGTGGGGGGCGTTCAGAGTCACCTCCAGCCTCACCATTTCGATACCCGCCACGGCGACCTCCACGAAATGGCGGACGCGGACCACGGTCCCCCTCAGGAAGCCTGCCAGCGTCACGTTCCTCACCTCCAAGTACTCCTCCTCGTCCTTCACCACCATAGCCCTTTGAAAATCCATCGGCGTTCCCATTTCCAGTATCTCGATTTGGGCCCATCCCACCTCCTCGCCCACCTCTACCACGCCCAGGCCCACCTCGGCCAGCTCCACCGCGTGTAGGTGCGGTGCTGCTCCTAGCCTCCCTCACTGTAaaaccaaaataaaaagaaaaatccagaTAAGAACaggaaaaatatgaaaaaagtaACTTTCCTACCAACAAGCTAGGCCTTGTGCGATACGATCTAAACTCAGGAAAAAAGGAATCCAACTTTCCCGATAGCAACAGGTAACTTATAAAGAAAACCTATCACAACGCCCACTGAAACCAGGATTGGATTGAATCCATAGCAAAGATCACCAAAAGCAACAGATATCTAATAAAGAAATCCTATCACAGGGCGCACTGAAACCGGGATTGGATTGATTCCATAACAAAGATCCACCCTTTCAAAACGATATCAACGAATCGAACTGAATCCAAATCGAACTCACCGGCCTGAGACGGAGGGACGGGCTTGGTCGGGAGTTTCACCGCCGCCGGGGGCGCGGCTGCGGCCGGGGCAGTAGGCTTCTTGGCAGCGATCTTCTGCTGCTGGGCTGCGATCAGTTGCGAGGGGTCATCGTTGTCGTCATCCCCGAGAAGATCGAAGGGGTTCTGGGTGGCCATCTCCGCGGTGACGTCTGGGAGCCGCGGTCGGAGGGGCTGGAGGAAACCCTAGAAACTGATATGAGAAGGACTTCGGCGTTCGATCTCCATGGAACCCTAGATTCGGCGGCAAGAGGCCTCTCGCGAGAGGAGAAAAGTTGGGTTTAGGTAGCAGAGAGGAGGAGCGGATGAAGAAGCGGAAAACCCTAGCCGCACTCCAGGGGAGTCCATTCGTGCGCCCTAATCTCTTCTTCTCTACCTCAGATTTATTAATCTATTCTTCCATTTTCAGAAATGACATAAATACCCTTAATCTTCTAGAATTTTCGAGCACGCTGCTCATTTAAGTACATCATTTTCGCCCTAGACCAAGCCAGTATTGCATGGGTATTTCGGTCATGCAAATTGTTCTAAGAACATTTGTCTCGCATAGCTTCGAGATTGATGGAACTTGTGAGAGGCGAATCCGTGACGTTGAAATCATTCGAATGAGCTTCATCGTGGTTTCTATTTTTCGATGGGTCCATCGATCGGACGGCATGATAGAGTAGATTTTTTTGGCTTaaaaaagagggaggggaaggAAGAGACAAGCCTACCCCTACGTAGCAGCCTCTACTGGGCTCCCACCCCGCCaaaagaatgttcgatgcgggcagaaattaCCGTGTGTTGGGCATCCGGCCGGTTTTACTTAtaaccctccccacccgtgagcCCGGCTCGGTTACCCCTCTGGGCTCCGGTACGAATACCACGTGTAAGTACGTCACATCTGGCACCACCGAGACTACCAGCAGAGGGATGCGCCCTTCCAGACCCCGTGTTCGAGCAAGGAGCATCCGGTCTCcataatttaatcgacgtccaTGCGTTTCGAATTCAGACCCCGTGTTCGTGCGCCCTAATCTCTTCTTCTCTACCTCAGATTTATTAATCTATTCTTCCATTTTCCGAAATGACATAAATACCCTTAATCTTCTAGAATTTTCGAGCACGCTGCTCATTTAAGTACATCATTTTCACCCTAGACCAAGCCAGTATTGCATGGGTATTTCGGTCATGCAAATTGTTCTAAGAACATTTGTCTCGCAAAGCCTCGAGATTGATGGAACTTGTGAGAGGCGAATCCGTGACGTTGAAATCATTCGAATGAGCTTCATCgtggtttctatttttttatgggTCCATCCATCGGATGGCATGATAGAGTAGGTTTTTTTGGCTTaaaaaagagggaggggaaggAAGAGACAAGCCTACCCCTACGTAGCAGCCTCTACTGGGCTCCCACCCCGCCAAAAAAAttttcgatgcgggcagaaattaccgtgtgttgggcatcccggccggttttacttataaccctccccacccgtgagcCCGGCTCGGTTACCCCTCTGGGCTCCGGTACGAATACCACGTGTAAGTACGTCACATCTGGCACCACCGAGACTACCAGCAGAGGGATGCGCCCTTCCAGACCCCGTGTTCGAGCAAGGAGCATCTGGTCTCcataatttaatcgacgtccaTGCGTTTCGAATtcggaaccacttggttggaagtaaggccaCGCTCTCACTGAGCTACCACCTCAGTGGTtaggtttttttatttttactgtGAAAAGGGAGCACTCAATTTATTCCCATGACGCCATCAAAATTCACATTCATCTATATGGGCCATGATCGTTTCCAATGAACCTATGATACACAGATTATAGACCGAATCTACTTTAATACTATtaatcataattcaaaatacCACTAAAATAGGCTAACCGAAAGAtgctatttatattatttttacctAAGATATACTCAATATATAGTCAATACGGAATTAAACACATATGTATATTATAGATTTAGATCCTT
This portion of the Phoenix dactylifera cultivar Barhee BC4 chromosome 11, palm_55x_up_171113_PBpolish2nd_filt_p, whole genome shotgun sequence genome encodes:
- the LOC103711198 gene encoding RGG repeats nuclear RNA binding protein A-like is translated as MATQNPFDLLGDDDNDDPSQLIAAQQQKIAAKKPTAPAAAAPPAAVKLPTKPVPPSQAVREARSSTAPTRGGAGRGGPGRGRGGRGGGMGPNRDTGNGNADGFSKGYGGEGRGGVLGGEERDAGRLPEGDRGPRPPFRGGRRGGYRNGEAGGDSERPPRRMYERRSGTGHGYEIKRDGAGRGNWGTATDDMIAQATDENVTADDKVIAAEKQQEQEDAPSSEARKDKDVQANEEEKEPEDKEMTLEEYEKIREEKRKALLALKTEERKVEIDRELQSMQQLSLKKGNGDVFVKLGSDKDMAKKKDVADRDERAKKSVNINEFLKPAEGERYYSPAGRGRGRGRAGRGPFRGGFSGGGTSVPAAAPSIEDPGQFPTLGK